The following coding sequences are from one Geodermatophilus normandii window:
- a CDS encoding ABC transporter permease, with the protein MSTARTVLTFAGLTLREAARRKVLRSLAVLTVLLLALSAWGFARLDAEFGGLTSGEARLAASTVLNLVMFGFSLIAALGTAFLAGPTLSGEVESGTALAMLARPVRRSAVLVGKWLGLVAFGSAFVTLAGLAQFVVVQVTVGYWPPRPVVGLALLAAQTAVLLTLGLLLSTVISPMASGVVAVGLFGATWIAGVVGGIGDALGNEGVARVGAVSRMLLPTDGLWRGAMNAFQDPSLLTQFAPDLGGSPFFSEAPLTATYLAWAALWVAVVLGLAGMAFSRRDL; encoded by the coding sequence GTGAGCACCGCCCGGACCGTCCTCACCTTCGCCGGCCTCACCCTGCGCGAGGCCGCACGCCGGAAGGTGCTGCGCTCGCTGGCGGTGCTGACCGTGCTCCTGCTGGCCCTGTCGGCCTGGGGCTTCGCCCGTCTGGACGCGGAGTTCGGCGGGCTGACCAGCGGCGAGGCGCGGCTGGCGGCGTCGACCGTGCTCAACCTCGTCATGTTCGGGTTCAGCCTCATCGCCGCGCTGGGCACCGCGTTCCTCGCCGGCCCGACCCTGTCCGGGGAGGTCGAGTCCGGGACCGCGCTGGCGATGCTGGCCCGCCCGGTGCGCCGCTCGGCGGTGCTCGTGGGCAAGTGGCTGGGGCTCGTGGCGTTCGGCAGCGCCTTCGTCACGCTGGCCGGGCTGGCGCAGTTCGTCGTCGTCCAGGTCACCGTGGGCTACTGGCCACCGCGGCCGGTGGTCGGCCTCGCGCTGCTCGCCGCGCAGACGGCGGTGCTGCTCACGCTCGGCCTGCTGCTGTCCACGGTGATCTCGCCGATGGCCTCTGGCGTGGTGGCGGTCGGCCTGTTCGGCGCCACCTGGATCGCCGGCGTCGTCGGCGGGATCGGCGACGCGCTCGGCAACGAGGGCGTCGCGCGGGTGGGCGCGGTGTCGCGGATGCTGCTGCCCACCGACGGGCTGTGGCGCGGGGCGATGAACGCCTTCCAGGACCCGAGCCTGCTCACGCAGTTCGCTCCCGACCTGGGCGGCTCCCCGTTCTTCTCCGAGGCGCCGCTGACCGCGACCTACCTGGCCTGGGCCGCGCTGTGGGTGGCCGTGGTGCTGGGGCTGGCCGGGATGGCGTTCTCCCGCCGGGACCTCTGA
- a CDS encoding ABC transporter ATP-binding protein, which produces MTAPTAATSAAQRLLADLPPSPAVWCEGLRKRYGRRTAVDGVSFTVGRGEVLGLLGPNGAGKTSVIKMLLGLVRPDAGEVLLLGRPARDPQARARVGYLPELFRYQPWLTAAEVLTLHVRLSGAATPTAEQREVLGLVGLGERAGDRVGGFSKGMQQRLGMAVALVARPELVVLDEPTSALDPLGRVDVRDLVLSLKERGVAVLLNSHLIGEVERVCDRVVILDRGRVAAAGTLAELLGSRELRLRLDGVDARAEARLAATGRLTRSGEWFTVTLSDDEESAVPALVADLVALGVRVHAVEPGRISLEERLLAVLREGPGGPS; this is translated from the coding sequence GTGACCGCCCCGACCGCCGCCACCTCGGCGGCGCAGCGGCTGCTGGCCGACCTGCCGCCGTCGCCGGCGGTCTGGTGCGAGGGCCTGCGCAAGCGGTACGGCCGGCGGACCGCGGTCGACGGCGTCTCCTTCACCGTCGGCCGCGGCGAGGTCCTCGGCCTGCTCGGGCCCAACGGCGCGGGCAAGACCAGCGTCATCAAGATGCTGCTGGGCCTCGTCCGGCCCGACGCCGGCGAGGTGCTGCTGCTCGGCCGGCCGGCGCGCGACCCGCAGGCCCGGGCGCGCGTCGGGTACCTGCCCGAGCTCTTCCGGTACCAGCCGTGGCTCACCGCGGCCGAGGTGCTCACGCTGCACGTCCGCCTCTCCGGCGCTGCGACACCGACCGCCGAGCAGCGCGAGGTCCTCGGCCTGGTGGGGCTCGGCGAGCGCGCCGGCGACCGGGTGGGCGGCTTCTCCAAGGGCATGCAGCAGCGGCTGGGCATGGCCGTGGCGCTCGTGGCCCGCCCGGAGCTGGTCGTCCTCGACGAGCCGACCAGCGCGCTGGACCCGCTCGGCCGCGTCGACGTGCGCGACCTGGTGCTCTCGCTCAAGGAGCGCGGCGTCGCGGTGCTGCTCAACTCGCACCTGATCGGCGAGGTCGAGCGCGTCTGCGACCGGGTGGTCATCCTCGACCGCGGCCGGGTCGCCGCCGCCGGCACGCTCGCCGAGCTGCTCGGCTCGCGGGAGCTGCGGCTGCGGCTCGACGGCGTGGACGCCCGGGCCGAGGCGCGGCTGGCCGCCACCGGCCGGCTGACCCGCAGCGGCGAGTGGTTCACCGTGACCCTGTCCGACGACGAGGAGTCCGCCGTCCCCGCCCTCGTCGCCGACCTGGTCGCCCTCGGGGTGCGCGTGCACGCCGTCGAGCCCGGGCGGATCAGCCTCGAGGAGCGGCTGCTCGCCGTGCTCCGCGAGGGTCCGGGAGGGCCGTCGTGA
- a CDS encoding sigma-70 family RNA polymerase sigma factor, whose translation MSGRGAVRADLEQVFRTAYPRVVAVATRVLGSRDGAEDVAQEVFLSFARTAVPAGEAPAWLSVAAAHTALNHLRSGRRRASREESAAGPDPTVPDVADDVVTLDERRRVRAALARLPRRQAVALVLRHSGLSYAEVAAALDLSPGSVGTTVRRAESALREELSRHASSH comes from the coding sequence GTGTCGGGACGAGGAGCCGTCCGCGCCGACCTCGAGCAGGTCTTCCGCACCGCCTATCCCCGCGTGGTCGCCGTCGCCACCCGGGTGCTCGGCTCCCGCGACGGCGCCGAGGACGTCGCGCAGGAGGTCTTCCTCTCCTTCGCCCGCACCGCGGTCCCGGCCGGTGAGGCGCCGGCCTGGCTGTCGGTCGCCGCGGCGCACACCGCGCTCAACCACCTCCGCTCCGGCCGCCGCCGCGCCTCCCGCGAGGAGTCGGCCGCCGGTCCCGACCCGACCGTGCCCGACGTCGCCGACGACGTCGTCACCCTCGACGAGCGCCGACGCGTGCGCGCGGCCCTGGCCCGGCTCCCCCGGCGCCAGGCGGTCGCCCTCGTCCTGCGGCACAGCGGCCTGAGCTACGCCGAGGTCGCCGCCGCTCTCGATCTGTCCCCCGGCAGCGTCGGCACCACCGTGCGACGCGCCGAGTCCGCCCTGCGCGAGGAGTTGTCCCGTCATGCGTCATCCCACTGA
- a CDS encoding cupin domain-containing protein: MSDHHRDDQDDAWHRPLRHVRAADLSGDTGQTRGMTRREAVSERTVGSQRLWMGQTHVAPRTSSGDHHHGDSETAIHVLRGRPVFVFARDGEEVRLATEPGDYVFVPPFTPHREENPTDEEAVVVIARSSQEAIVVNLPGLT, encoded by the coding sequence GTGAGCGACCACCACCGTGACGACCAGGACGACGCGTGGCACCGGCCGCTGCGGCACGTGCGCGCCGCCGACCTCAGCGGCGACACCGGCCAGACCCGTGGCATGACCCGGCGCGAGGCGGTCTCCGAGCGGACCGTCGGGTCGCAGCGGCTGTGGATGGGGCAGACCCACGTGGCGCCGCGCACGTCCTCGGGCGACCACCACCACGGCGACTCCGAGACCGCGATCCACGTGCTGCGCGGCCGGCCGGTGTTCGTCTTCGCCCGCGACGGCGAGGAGGTGCGGCTGGCCACCGAGCCCGGCGACTACGTGTTCGTGCCGCCGTTCACGCCGCACCGCGAGGAGAACCCCACCGACGAGGAGGCCGTCGTCGTGATCGCCCGCAGCAGCCAGGAGGCGATCGTCGTCAACCTCCCCGGGCTCACCTGA
- a CDS encoding cold-shock protein, translated as MTQGTVKWFNAEKGFGFIEQDGGGPDVFCHFSAISGSGYRSLDEAQRVEFDVTQGQKGPQAENVRAI; from the coding sequence ATGACCCAGGGCACCGTGAAGTGGTTCAACGCCGAGAAGGGCTTCGGCTTCATCGAGCAGGACGGCGGCGGCCCCGACGTCTTCTGCCACTTCTCCGCGATCAGTGGCAGCGGCTACCGCTCGCTGGACGAGGCGCAGCGCGTCGAGTTCGACGTCACGCAGGGCCAGAAGGGCCCGCAGGCGGAGAACGTCCGCGCCATCTGA
- a CDS encoding cytochrome P450: MLDGDGTVRSGARWAATHGVMRLAIRARARGGNPDAQVLRDAAVREDPFAHYERLRTAAPFVGGAFSKVSVHHDVCTEVLRSADFGQIAGSRTEGLPPVLQRVLRLAGPRPSVGPIDPPSMLAVDPPEHTRYRRLVSRAFSARAVAGLRERTRAIADGLLDDLEREAAAGDGRTDLVARYASLLPVTVISEVLGVPVAMREQFLAWGDAASPSLDMGLDWRTFRAVERSLGELDTWFRGHLRRLRRDPGDDLLSALVGMLDDDGSGLTEQELLATALLVFGAGFETTVNLIGNGAERLFAHPDQRRLLAEDPSLWPNAVDEVLRVESPVQRTGRRARRDTTVAGVQVREGDLVILVLAAANRDPRVFDRPHEFDVTRADARDHVAFSSGIHFCLGAALARMEGEVALQALFERFPDLAPAGPSRRRRTIILRGHASMPVTLGRAVRSAPDRPSVPA, from the coding sequence GTGCTCGACGGGGACGGGACGGTGCGCAGCGGGGCCCGGTGGGCCGCGACGCACGGGGTGATGCGGCTGGCGATCCGGGCCCGGGCGCGCGGTGGCAACCCCGACGCCCAGGTCCTGCGCGACGCCGCCGTCCGCGAGGACCCGTTCGCGCACTACGAGCGGCTGCGCACCGCGGCGCCGTTCGTGGGCGGCGCCTTCTCCAAGGTCAGCGTCCACCACGACGTGTGCACCGAGGTCCTGCGCAGCGCCGACTTCGGTCAGATCGCGGGGTCGCGCACCGAGGGCCTGCCGCCGGTGCTGCAGCGGGTGCTGCGCCTGGCCGGGCCGCGGCCGAGCGTCGGGCCGATCGACCCGCCGTCCATGCTCGCCGTCGACCCGCCCGAGCACACCCGCTACCGCCGGCTGGTCAGCCGCGCCTTCAGCGCCCGCGCCGTCGCCGGGCTGCGCGAGCGCACCCGCGCGATCGCCGACGGCCTGCTCGACGACCTCGAGCGGGAGGCCGCCGCCGGCGACGGGCGCACCGACCTCGTCGCCCGCTACGCCAGCCTGCTGCCGGTCACGGTCATCTCCGAGGTGCTCGGCGTCCCGGTCGCCATGCGCGAGCAGTTCCTCGCCTGGGGCGACGCCGCCTCGCCGAGCCTCGACATGGGCCTGGACTGGCGCACCTTCCGCGCCGTCGAGCGCAGCCTCGGCGAGCTCGACACCTGGTTCCGCGGCCACCTGCGGCGGCTGCGCCGCGACCCCGGCGACGACCTGCTGTCCGCGCTGGTCGGCATGCTCGACGACGACGGCAGCGGGCTCACCGAGCAGGAGCTGCTGGCCACCGCGCTGCTCGTCTTCGGCGCCGGGTTCGAGACGACGGTCAACCTCATCGGCAACGGCGCCGAGCGGCTGTTCGCCCACCCCGACCAGCGCCGGCTGCTCGCCGAGGACCCGTCACTGTGGCCGAACGCCGTCGACGAGGTGCTGCGCGTCGAGTCGCCGGTGCAGCGCACCGGGCGGCGGGCGCGGCGGGACACCACCGTCGCCGGCGTCCAGGTGCGGGAGGGCGACCTGGTGATCCTGGTGCTGGCCGCGGCCAACCGGGACCCGCGCGTCTTCGACCGCCCGCACGAGTTCGACGTCACCCGGGCCGACGCCCGCGACCACGTCGCCTTCTCCAGCGGCATCCACTTCTGCCTCGGCGCCGCGCTCGCGCGGATGGAGGGCGAGGTCGCGCTCCAGGCGCTGTTCGAGCGCTTCCCCGACCTCGCGCCCGCCGGCCCCTCCCGCCGGCGCCGCACGATCATCCTGCGCGGCCACGCCTCGATGCCGGTCACGCTCGGCCGGGCGGTCCGCTCCGCCCCGGACCGCCCCTCCGTCCCCGCCTGA